From Saccopteryx leptura isolate mSacLep1 chromosome 3, mSacLep1_pri_phased_curated, whole genome shotgun sequence, one genomic window encodes:
- the RNF225 gene encoding RING finger protein 225, with protein sequence MPCPRPPWLRRPRAPQGSGPSTPSSLSAPQSPGRGEDEDEEDGDDSSPSSGPILRPASPVECLICVSSFDGVFKLPKRLDCGHIFCLECLARLSLATAGGGDAVACPVCRAPTRLALRGGLPALPTQPGLLPRDARDVPARQGSVRFDRRRGLLYLRPPPAPGTRKTRPAPPPPLRLGRPLSRRLTLDSPTWAFNAAVALAVLVAAGLVVSGVYIFFLIPHAASSGPARPQLVALAPAPGFSWFPPRPTPGAPWTPAWTSGPTGRDLDAALPGAAEDTLESPGNPGDSAEAEGTLDSPSDREWETEDDPGWATGLRGRRKPLWPPGAASSQPLLL encoded by the exons ATGCCCTGCCCTCGGCCGCCCTGGCTCCGCCGCCCGCGGGCACCTCAGGGCTCAGGACCCAGCACCCCGAGCTCGCTCTCTGCGCCCCAGTCTCCGGGAAGGGGGGAGGATGAGGACGAGGAGGATGGGGACGACAGCAGCCCGAGCTCAGGTCCCATCCTACGTCCTGCGTCCCCCGTGGAATGCCTCATCTGCGTGTCGTCCTTCGACGGAGTGTTCAAGCTGCCCAAGCGCCTGGACTGTGGCCACATCTTCTGCCTCGAGTGCCTGGCGCGCCTGTCGCTGGCCACGGCTGGCGGCGGCGACGCGGTGGCCTGCCCGGTGTGCCGCGCGCCCACACGCCTGGCCCTCCGCGGGGGGCTGCCCGCGCTGCCCACACAGCCCGGCCTCCTTCCCCGTGACGCGCGCGACGTGCCCGCGCGCCAAGGCTCCGTGCGCTTCGACCGGCGCCGCGGCTTGCTCTACCTGCGCCCGCCTCCCGCGCCTGGGACGCGCAAGACCCGCCCCGCGCCTCCGCCGCCGCTGCGCCTTGGCCGCCCGCTGTCGCGCCGCCTGACACTAGACAGCCCCACCTGGGCCTTCAACGCGGCCGTGGCGCTGGCCGTGCTCGTGGCCGCCGGGCTGGTGGTCTCTGGCGTCTACATCTTCTTCCTCATCCCGCACGCCGCCTCTTCCGGCCCAGCCCGGCCCCAGCTGGTGGCGCTCGCCCCTGCGCCCGGCTTCTCCTGGTTCCCGCCGCGGCCCACGCCCGGGGCACCCTGGACACCCGCCTGGACGTCAGGCCCCACAGGCCGTGACCTGGACGCTGCCCTCCCAGGGGCTGCAGAAGACACGCTGGAGTCCCCAGGGAACCCCGGAGACTCAGCGGAGGCGGAGGGCACGCTGGATAGCCCGTCGGACCGTGAGTGGGAGACAGAGGATGACCCCGGCTGGGCCACGGGCCTACGGGGCAGGAGAAAG CCTCTGTGGCCACCTGGAGCTGCGTCTTCCCAGCCACTCCTCCTCTGA
- the RPS5 gene encoding small ribosomal subunit protein uS7 gives MTDWDPAAPAVAETPDIKLFGKWSTDDVQINDISLQDYIAVKEKYAKYLPHSAGRYAAKRFRKAQCPIVERLTNSMMMHGRNNGKKLMTVRIVKHAFEIIHLLTGENPLQVLVNAIINSGPREDSTRIGRAGTVRRQAVDVSPLRRVNQAIWLLCTGAREAAFRNIKTIAECLADELINAAKGSSNSYAIKKKDELERVAKSNR, from the exons ATGACTGACTGGGACCCGGCTGCCCCTGCAGTAGCAGAGACCCCCGACATCAAGCTCTTCGGGAAGTGGAGCACGGATGATGTGCAAATCAATGACATTTCCTTGCAG GATTACATCGCAGTGAAGGAGAAGTATGCCAAGTATCTGCCCCACAGTGCAGGGCGCTATGCGGCCAAGCGCTTCCGCAAGGCCCAGTGCCCCATTGTGGAGCGCCTCACCAACTCCATGATGATGCATGGCCGCAACAACGGCAAGAAGCTCATGACTGTGCGCATCGTCAAGCACGCCTTCGAGATCATCCACCTGCTCACTGGCGAG AACCCTCTGCAGGTCCTGGTGAATGCCATCATCAACAGCGGTCCCCGGGAGGACTCAACTCGAATTGGGCGAGCCGGAACCGTGAGGAGACAAGCTGTGGATGTGTCCCCTCTGCGCCGTGTGAATCAG GCCATCTGGCTGCTGTGCACAGGGGCCCGCGAGGCTGCTTTCCGGAACATTAAGACCATTGCTGAGTGCCTGGCGGATGAGCTCATCAACGCTGCCAAG GGCTCCTCCAACTCCTATGCGATCAAGAAGAAAGACGAGCTGGAGCGTGTGGCCAAGTCCAACCGTTGA